The following coding sequences lie in one Lolium perenne isolate Kyuss_39 chromosome 2, Kyuss_2.0, whole genome shotgun sequence genomic window:
- the LOC127333910 gene encoding uncharacterized protein, with amino-acid sequence MGDELTTALEKLAQLLVAKNAESTSAEGGAARLSQAEMVQKVELMPNEVKLEGMSNYLSWSRRALLILRTKGLDGHVQGSVAEPEDKGSADWKKWSATDSLIFAWLLNSLTPCIAASAEGLPNAAEVWSTLSKMYSGKGNLMLMAQIEDAVHDLCQGEKDLMVYVAELQRLWSDLDHCDPLELPHSDCVVTVKQYVERRRVMKFLKGLNSCFESRRATLLHQPKLPSLDEAISAMSQEEVRLKSVGRSEQSLQSAISMTTRNETRDCFTCGESGHLSRFCTSS; translated from the coding sequence ATGGGGGATGAGCTCACAACAGCTCTTGAGAAGCTGGCCCAGCTTCTCGTGGCCAAGAATGCTGAGAGCACTTCTGCTGAAGGGGGTGCTGCTCGTCTTTCACAAGCAGAGATGGTGCAGAAGGTGGAGCTCATGCCAAATGAGGTAAAGTTAGAAGGGATGAGCAACTACCTGAGTTGGTCAAGGAGAGCATTGCTCATTCTGAGGACAAAAGGCCTGGATGGGCATGTTCAGGGAAGTGTTGCTGAACCGGAAGATAAGGGGAGTGCAGACTGGAAGAAATGGAGTGCGACAGACTCCTTGATTTTTGCTTGGCTGCTGAACTCTTTGACCCCCTGTATTGCTGCTTCAGCTGAGGGGCTTCCAAATGCTGCGGAGGTTTGGAGTACTTTGTCGAAAATGTACTCGGGAAAGGGAAATCTGATGCTGATGGCGCAGATTGAGGATGCTGTGCACGATTTGTGTCAAGGTGAGAAGGACCTGATGGTGTATGTGGCTGAGTTGCAGCGTCTCTGGTCTGATTTGGATCACTGTGATCCCCTAGAGCTTCCTCATTCAGATTGTGTGGTGACTGTTAAACAATATGTGGAACGCCGCCGTGTGATGAAGTTTCTGAAGGGGCTGAACTCCTGTTTTGAGAGCAGACGTGCTACCTTACTGCACCAGCCCAAGCTTCCTTCCCTTGATGAAGCTATCTCAGCCATGTCACAAGAGGAGGTCCGTCTAAAATCTGTTGGACGCAGCGAACAGTCTCTGCAATCTGCCATTTCAATGACAACAAGGAATGAAACAAGAGACTGTTTTACCTGTGGAGAATCAGGGCACTTGAGCAGATTCTGTACTTCATCATAa